From Diceros bicornis minor isolate mBicDic1 chromosome 17, mDicBic1.mat.cur, whole genome shotgun sequence, the proteins below share one genomic window:
- the LOC131415980 gene encoding olfactory receptor 6C2-like translates to MRNHTSLTRFILLGLTDDPQLQILIFIFLLITYMLSVTGNLTIIILTLVDSHLKTAMYFFLQNFSFLEISFTFASVPRFLYSISAGDRTITYNACACQLFFTDLFGVTEFFLLATMSFDRYVAICKPLHYMTIMNDRVCQRLLFCCWMTTLLILFPPLTLGLDLEFCDSNTIDHFFCDANPILKISCSDTWFIEQTVIVGSVLVFVMTLLCVVFSYMYIIRTILRFPSAQQRTKAFSTCSSHMIVVSITYASCISVYINPSAKDEMAINKRVSILTPSISPMLNPLIYTLRNKQVK, encoded by the coding sequence ATGAGAAATCATACCTCACTAACACGTTTCATCCTCTTGGGATTGACAGATGACCCTCAACTGCAGattctgatttttatatttctacttaTCACCTACATGTTGAGTGTAACTGGGAACCTGACCATCATCATCCTCACATTAGTAGATTCTCACCTTAAAACCGCCATGTACTtttttctccaaaatttttcCTTCTTAGAAATCTCATTCACTTTTGCCTCCGTTCCTAGATTCTTGTACAGCATATCAGCAGGTGACAGGACTATTACCTATAATGCTTGTGCATGCCAACTGTTTTTTACAGATCTCTTTGGAGTAACAGAATTTTTTCTCCTGGCCACCATGTCCTTTGATCGATATGTAGCCATCTGCAAACCCCTGCATTACATGACCATCATGAATGACAGGGTCTGCCAAAGGCTTCTCTTCTGCTGTTGGATGACCACTTTGTTGATCTTATTCCCACCTCTTACTTTGGGACTAGATCTGGAATTCTGTGACTCTAACACCATTGACCACTTTTTCTGTGATGCTAATCCTATCCTGAAGATCTCATGCTCAGATACATGGTTCATTGAGCAGACGGTTATTGTTGGCTCTGTGTTGGTCTTTGTCATGACTCTCCTGTGTGTGGTTTTCTCCTACATGTATATCATCAGAACAATTCTAAGATTCCCCTCTGCTCAGCAAAGGACAAAAGCCTTTTCCACCTGTTCTTCCCACATGATTGTGGTTTCTATCACCTATGCCAGCTGCATCTCTGTCTATATCAATCCTTCAGCAAAAGATGAAATGGCCATTAATAAGAGAGTATCAATACTCACTCCTTCCATTTCCCCCATGTTAAACCCATTAATATATACCCTGAGGAACAAACAAGTGAAATAA
- the LOC131415960 gene encoding olfactory receptor 6C6-like yields the protein MRNHSMQTEFTLLGLTDDPEFQVVIFLFLWFTYMLSVTGNLTIIILTLLDPHLKTPMYFFLRNFSFLEISFTTASIPSFLVSLVIKDRTISHMNCMTHLFFVILFGVTEFYLLAAMSYDHYVAICKPLHYTTIMSKRACYQLVLGSWVTGFLIIFPPMVLAFKLEFCASNVIDHFICDYSPILQISCSDNHFLEVMSFFLAVVTLMVTLMLVILSYGYIIKTILKFPSAQQRTKAFSTCSSHMIVVSISYGSCIFMYIKPSANDRGTLRKGVAVLNTSVAPLLNPFIYTLRNQQVKQAFQDIVLKHLFASHK from the coding sequence ATGAGGAACCATTCAATGCAGACAGAGTTCACTCTTTTGGGCTTGACAGATGACCCTGAGTTTCAGGTTGTAATTTTCCTCTTTCTGTGGTTTACCTACATGCTGAGTGTGACAGGAAACTTAACCATCATCATTCTCACTCTGCTGGATCCCCACCTTAAGACAccaatgtacttcttcctcaggaATTTCTCATTTTTAGAAATCTCATTCACAACTGCTTCTATTCCAAGTTTCCTGGTGAGCCTTGTGATAAAGGACCGAACTATTTCCCATATGAATTGTATGACTCACTTATTTTTTGTTATCTTATTTGGAGTAACTGAATTTTACCTTCTAGCTGCTATGTCCTATGACCATTATGTGGCTATATGTAAACCTCTGCATTACACGACCATCATGAGCAAGAGAGCTTGCTATCAATTAGTACTTGGCTCTTGGGTAACTGGATTTCTGATTATCTTTCCTCCAATGGTCTTGGCTTTCAAGTTGGAATTCTGTGCTTCCAATGTCATTGATCATTTTATTTGTGATTATTCTCCCATTCTGCAGATCTCTTGTTCAGATAATCATTTCCTAGAggtaatgtcttttttcttggcAGTGGTGACACTAATGGTCACACTGATGTTAGTGATTCTCTCTTATGGCTACATCATCAAGACAATTCTCAAATttccttctgctcagcaaaggacCAAAGCCTTTTCTACCTGTTCCTCCCACATGATTGTCGTTTCCATCTCTTATGGTAGCTGCATCTTCATGTACATAAAACCATCAGCAAATGATAGAGGGACTTTACGCAAAGGAGTCGCTGTGCTCAATACCTCGGTTGCTCCCTTATTGAATCCTTTCATTTATACCCTGAGGAACCAGCAAGTGAAACAGGCCTTTCAGGACATAGTACTGAAACATTTATTTGCTTCACACAAATGA